The genome window attatGTACAAGTCAtcttaattattttattagcatAAATAGCTtcaaagttgttttttattaaacaaatgtaaacGTAAAAAGTGAATGAAGCAGTGTTCAATGAGATCAGACGGTGCAGAGTGTGTCCACATTGATGTGAAGAAGTTTAATGAGGCCAGTGCTGAGCTAAgagttgtctgtgtgtgtgtgtgtgtgtggctcagccTCAGAGGAAGACCACAGCGACAGCTCGTGTTTCGCCTGTATCCTCCTAAGCCATGGTGAGGAGGGCATGATCTACGGCACAGACGGCGCCATGCCCATAAAGACCATGACCTCACTATTCAGAGGGGACATGTGCAAAAGCTTAGTTGGGAAGCCAAAGCTCTTCTTCATCCAGGTACGCAGCTCTGAGGTATATCATCAAATATATCATTAATGGTAGTGGTGTAAAATTAGACATATATTAGGAGtgtttaacatacagtaaagttaaGCATTAACCTAGAGATTTGTGTCACCTTGAGTATGTTTAACCTAAATGCTCAACTTAGgggttaaataaatatttgttgCCCACAGACAGATCATAGATGTGGTGTAAAAATGTGCCCCTCCTGGCTTTTACAAAGTCAATTTTTAATTGCTTCACCAGGTCATCGTTGAGCAAGCTACTCAGGATCACAATGAAATGTCATTTCATTTACTTCACCAGGCTTGTCGGGGTTCCGAATTCGATGACGGTATACAGACAGATTCGGGTCCGCCAAGTGACACGCTGGAGACCGACGCTAATCCAAGACATAAAATCCCTGTAGAAGCGGATTTCCTCTTTGCCTACTCCACTGTGCCAGGTACGCTTCTAGTTCACAGTCAGACCAACCGATCAGGCCTGTAAGAATAAGAATGGGTTAAATGCACCGTCAGCAGAGCGAACACAGTTTTAGTGGTGACTCGTGTTGTGTTTCCAGGCTACTACTCCTGGAGGAATCCTGGACGCGGCTCCTGGTTTGTCCAGGCTCTCTGCAACGTCCTCAAGGAGTTTGGCAAGCAGCTGGAGATCATGCAGATCCTGACGCGCGTCAACTACATGGTGGCCACCAGCTTCGAGTCCTGGTCCGAAGACCCACGCTTCAGTGAGAAGAAGCAGATTCCCTGCGTGGTCTCGATGCTGACCAAAGAACTGTACTTCCACTGACCGTACTGTACGACGCCACAGACCGACTGACCGACTGATCAACTTACTGACTGTTTCAGCTGCTAAGGCTAAGTGGTCAGAGCATTCAGGGATGATTCAGGCTCAGCAGGACgctgcacatttacatttgaatgtGTCTGGAAACGTACACTCCACGAGGAGCGAGAAACGTTTTACAGTGACGCGTCACGTCATGTGTCGGCGGCGAAcattcttcctcttcttcagttCATAACATTACATTTGATGGGATCTTTGTTAACAGGCATTGTGAAATATCCATGTTTTTCTGCCAGCCCAAAGAATATGCAGCCAGTTTTTTTCTGAATATGTACGTCTGCATTTTCCAAGGTTAGCATCAGATATCAAGAAACACCGATTGATAAgggcatgtacagtaaagacGGGCAGAGGGGGATTTATAACCGGTCCAATTCAGTCCAGTCTGTTTACTGTAGATTTGGTAAACATTGCACAGAATTTTTCTAGTAAACTTGGTGAGAGTTGAATGTTTTAA of Betta splendens chromosome 19, fBetSpl5.4, whole genome shotgun sequence contains these proteins:
- the casp7 gene encoding caspase-7 isoform X2 encodes the protein MAGEAAEPTGLGYEGDGPVTTDEPDAKPDRKGRFLLFGSKKNKDGQTREQEHSSESHYRIVSPTFQYTMSHKRVGKCIIINNKNFDEKTGMNVRNGTDRDAGELFQCFKNLGFDVFIYNDQTCEKMERLLKEASEEDHSDSSCFACILLSHGEEGMIYGTDGAMPIKTMTSLFRGDMCKSLVGKPKLFFIQACRGSEFDDGIQTDSGPPSDTLETDANPRHKIPVEADFLFAYSTVPGYYSWRNPGRGSWFVQALCNVLKEFGKQLEIMQILTRVNYMVATSFESWSEDPRFSEKKQIPCVVSMLTKELYFH
- the casp7 gene encoding caspase-7 isoform X1; the encoded protein is MAGEAAEPTGLGYEGDGPVTTDEPDAKPDRKGRFLLFGSKKNKDGQTREQEHSSESHYRIVSPTFQYTMSHKRVGKCIIINNKNFDEKTGMNVRNGTDRDAGELFQCFKNLGFDVFIYNDQTCEKMERLLKEASEEDHSDSSCFACILLSHGEEGMIYGTDGAMPIKTMTSLFRGDMCKSLVGKPKLFFIQVRSSEACRGSEFDDGIQTDSGPPSDTLETDANPRHKIPVEADFLFAYSTVPGYYSWRNPGRGSWFVQALCNVLKEFGKQLEIMQILTRVNYMVATSFESWSEDPRFSEKKQIPCVVSMLTKELYFH
- the casp7 gene encoding caspase-7 isoform X3 — encoded protein: MQSGVALNDEPSKKNKDGQTREQEHSSESHYRIVSPTFQYTMSHKRVGKCIIINNKNFDEKTGMNVRNGTDRDAGELFQCFKNLGFDVFIYNDQTCEKMERLLKEASEEDHSDSSCFACILLSHGEEGMIYGTDGAMPIKTMTSLFRGDMCKSLVGKPKLFFIQVRSSEACRGSEFDDGIQTDSGPPSDTLETDANPRHKIPVEADFLFAYSTVPGYYSWRNPGRGSWFVQALCNVLKEFGKQLEIMQILTRVNYMVATSFESWSEDPRFSEKKQIPCVVSMLTKELYFH